The Streptomyces pratensis genomic interval CGCAACTTCACCCGAATGGACCCGCGCTTCGGCCGCAGGCGGGCCGGGGCTCCACCCGGCACCACGAGCGCCGGCCGAAGTGCGGCCGCTCCGTGCGCTGTTGCACGCTCGGCCGGCCGATCGCGGGATCAGCCATTTCTGAAGGACGTCGAGTGCGCACCGAGCACCGACGATCCGGCCCATCTCGCGCTCGTCGAGCCGTACTACGCCCGGATCTCGCACGAACCGCGCAGCCCCGGGCACGACGAGGGCGGCCCGGTCGTCGCCGTCCAGATCGAGAACGAGCTGAGCAGTCGCCCGCCTGTCGATGTCGGCGACCAGGACGCGGGCCCCCTCGTCGGCGAGGCGCCGGGCGGTGGCGGCTCCGATGCTCCCGGCCGCTCCCGTGACCACGACGGTCCGGCCGTCGAAACGACGCGCTCCCGCGGGCGCCTGCGGCCCGGGGAAGGCATGGGGCGGCTCCGTAGGCTGCGGCACGGACGGCGTTCGGACGGCCGGTGGCGCCCAGGTACACCACCACTACGCTCTTTAAATAAGAATTAATACTGGACACCAGCACATTCGCCCGAGGTGGCACCGAGAGCCGATCACCCGGCACACGGCGACAGCGCTTCCCCTTACCTGACCGAAGTGCAAAACGAAAACGCGTCGCTCAAAATGACTGTTCGAACAGAAACGTTCACATGTGCTCACCAGGCCGATACACTGACACCCAGCCGGGCTTCGAAGAGTTCAAGGAGGGGGTGCTGAAGCATGCATGCCGAGGAGAGGCATCAGGCGATACTTCACAGGCTGCGCGAGCGGGGCACGCTCCGGGTCACCGACTTCGCCGAGGAGCTGCAGGTCTCGCCAGTCACCATTCGCCGTGACATCGAGACGCTGGCGGACCGAGGGCTGGTCACGCGCGTGCACGGCGGCGCCGTCCTGCCGACGGCACGCGCCGGGGCCACGGGTGCGGAGCCGGCCGCCAGGCTCCAGTCAGGCCGCGGGCAGTTGTCGTTCGGCCTGATCGTGCCGGCCGCCGACTACTACTACCCGGAAGTGATCAAAGGCGCGCAGGAGGCAGCGGGCGAGCGCGGCATCCGCTTGGTGCTCGGCATCTCGCAGTACAGCCCGGAGGAGGAACGTGCGCAGGTCGGGCGCATGCTGGCCGACGGCCTCGACGGGCTCCTCATCGCGACCTGCGACGTCGCGGCTGCCTCGTCCTGGCTCAGCGAGCTGACCATTCCACACGTGTGGGTGGAGCGCCGCCCTGAGGACGAGATCTCCGCCGCCGAGCGGGTCGTCACCGATCACGTCTACGGCGCCCGGCTCGCCGTTCACCACCTCGCCGCGACGCGCCGGAAGATCGGGCTCCTGGTGCGCGACGACAGCCCGCACAGCGAGCCCCTTGTGGACGGATACCGGAAGGGCCTGGCGTCGGCAGGGCTCGATGCGCCCGCCGACGGCGTCTTCCGCATGCCGCCGCCCGCCGGTGACGCCGTCCGCCGCGAGGAGGTCCTGGGCGAGTTCGCCGACGCGGTCACCGACGGACTCCTGGACGGCGCCCTGATCCACAACGACCACGACGCACTCGTGCTGCTCCAACGCCTTCGTGCCCGCGGCGTCGACGTGCCCGGCGACCTGGCCCTCGTCGCCTACGACGACGAGGTCGCCTCCCTCGCCGACATCCCTCTGACCGCCGTCGCCCCGCCCAAGCTCGCCGTGGGCGTCTCCGCCGTGGAACTGCTGGCGAAGCGCGTCTCGGACCCGAGCCGTCCACGGCATCTGCTCTCGATCCTGCCGGAGCTGCACGTCCGCGCCTCCACCTGATCCCCCGTTCACGCGGTACGCCCACCCGGAGAGCCCCTCATGTTCCGCATCTCGCCCGAGGGGTTCTCCCTCGACGGCCGCCCTCTGCGCCTCCTGTCAGGCGCCTTGCACTACTTTCGCGTCCAGCCGGAGCAGTGGCCGCAGCGGCTCCGCATGCTGCGCTCCATGGGCCTCAACACCGTGGAGACGTACGTCCCCTGGAACCTCCACGAGCCGCGCCCGGAGGAGTACGACTTCGCGGGAATCGCGGACCTGGACCGCTTCCTGCACGCCACCCGCGAGGCAGGACTGCACTCGATCGTCCGGCCATCGCCCTACATATGCGCCGAATGGGAGAACGGCGGCCTGCCCTGGTGGCTGCTCGCCGACCCGGCGGTACGGGCCCTGCGCTGCCAGGACCCGGGCTATCTCGCACGTGTGAACCGCTGGTACGACCGCCTGATGCCGCTTATCGCGCCGCACCAGGTGACCCGGGGCGGCAACGTACTCATGGTGCAGGTGGAGAACGAATACGGGTCCTACGGCACGGACACCGGCTACCTGGAGCACCTCGCGGCCGGGATGCGGGCGCGGGGCATCGACGTGCCGCTGTTCACGTCGGACGGTCCCGACGACTTCTTCCTCACCGGGGGCACTGTCCCGGGGCGTCTGGCCACCGTGAATTTCGGCAGCCGCGCGACCGAGGCCTTCGCCGGTCTGAAGCGGCTGCGCCCTGACGACCCGCCCATGTGCATGGAATTCTGGTGCGGCTGGTTCGACCACTGGGGCGCCGAGCACGTCGTACGTGACCCGAAGGACGCCGCGGACTCCCTGGCGGAGATCCTGGCTTCGGGAGCGTCGGTCAACCTGTACATGGCACACGGCGGAACGAACTTCTCCACCTGGGCGGGGGCCAACACACAGGACCCGGCGACCGGTTCGCGCTACCTCCCGACCGTGACGTCCTACGACTACGACGCGCCGGTGGATGAGCGCGGCGGCGTGACGGAGAAGTTCCTCGCCTTCCGCAACGTGCTGCGGCAGTACGCCGATGAACCGCTCCCCGAACCGGAACCGCCGGCCCCGCTCCTGCCCACCGGGCTCGTACAACTGAGTGAGTCGGTCCCCCTCTTCGATGTCCTGGACGTACTGGCGCACGAAGAGGTGCGAGCCGCCGAG includes:
- a CDS encoding SDR family NAD(P)-dependent oxidoreductase — its product is MPQPTEPPHAFPGPQAPAGARRFDGRTVVVTGAAGSIGAATARRLADEGARVLVADIDRRATAQLVLDLDGDDRAALVVPGAARFVRDPGVVRLDEREMGRIVGARCALDVLQKWLIPRSAGRACNSARSGRTSAGARGAGWSPGPPAAEARVHSGEVAQRRRPCRFHVHGPVVVHAGVPDRAIRG
- a CDS encoding substrate-binding domain-containing protein yields the protein MHAEERHQAILHRLRERGTLRVTDFAEELQVSPVTIRRDIETLADRGLVTRVHGGAVLPTARAGATGAEPAARLQSGRGQLSFGLIVPAADYYYPEVIKGAQEAAGERGIRLVLGISQYSPEEERAQVGRMLADGLDGLLIATCDVAAASSWLSELTIPHVWVERRPEDEISAAERVVTDHVYGARLAVHHLAATRRKIGLLVRDDSPHSEPLVDGYRKGLASAGLDAPADGVFRMPPPAGDAVRREEVLGEFADAVTDGLLDGALIHNDHDALVLLQRLRARGVDVPGDLALVAYDDEVASLADIPLTAVAPPKLAVGVSAVELLAKRVSDPSRPRHLLSILPELHVRAST
- a CDS encoding glycoside hydrolase family 35 protein encodes the protein MFRISPEGFSLDGRPLRLLSGALHYFRVQPEQWPQRLRMLRSMGLNTVETYVPWNLHEPRPEEYDFAGIADLDRFLHATREAGLHSIVRPSPYICAEWENGGLPWWLLADPAVRALRCQDPGYLARVNRWYDRLMPLIAPHQVTRGGNVLMVQVENEYGSYGTDTGYLEHLAAGMRARGIDVPLFTSDGPDDFFLTGGTVPGRLATVNFGSRATEAFAGLKRLRPDDPPMCMEFWCGWFDHWGAEHVVRDPKDAADSLAEILASGASVNLYMAHGGTNFSTWAGANTQDPATGSRYLPTVTSYDYDAPVDERGGVTEKFLAFRNVLRQYADEPLPEPEPPAPLLPTGLVQLSESVPLFDVLDVLAHEEVRAAEPPSFEELGIGHGLVLYTSRIPGPRGPYPLTVHGLADRAHVFVDGTQVGVLERDGAEAVEGVHVSGTHAQVQLLVESMGRVNYGVGLGDRKGLSRVLHTQQILHDWTARAVELGHGTPDGLPWRASSDAAADTPAPRPGPVFHRGFLDVAEPGDTYVALPGWGKGYVWVNGYCLGRYWEARGPQRTLYVPWPLLRAGRNNIVILELDGAGHPAVELRDAPDLG